The DNA window CAAGTGGAGACAAACACCGCCGCCGGCGGGAAGCCCGCTTTGCCCAGCATGCTCGGCACCACGATCACCGAGTACACCATCGCCAGGAAGGTGGTCAGCCCCGCTACCACTTCCTGGCGCACGGTGCTGCCGCGCGCGGAAATTTTAAAATAGCCATCAAGCCCGCCGGTTGGTTTTGCGGCGTGGTTCGCTTGAGAGTTCGACATAGGTTACTTCCCCTGTGTTTCATGAATCGGCCCGTCACAGCAGGCCGGTAATCTCGCCCGCGCCCGATCGCCACGTAATCGTTTACGTCACGTTCCGCATCCTTGCCCTTCCGTCGCATCGCCAACGGCAATGCGCACCAAGGCAAACGTTTAACTCGCAGCGCGCGGTACGGGTAATTTATGGTGGTTTATTCAAGGCAAACGATTATCCTGCCTTCCATAGCGTCTAATCAACTAAAGATCGCGGCAATTTATGCAGAAAGTGGCGGGAATGGCGCCTGCACGATAAAACCGGGGCGACGGGCGCCCCGGCGAATGCCGTCACGGCGAGATTATTGCGTCTGCACCGCGGCGGGATCCATATACATCAATTCCCAGATATGGCCATCCAGGTCCTGAAATCCGTGGCCGTACATCACGCCGTAGTCCCGTGGCGGGTGATAAGTGTTGCCGCCGCCGGCGACCGCCTTGCGCACCAGTTCGTCCACCGCCGCCCGGCTGGGCTGCGACAGGCACACCAGCACTTCGGTGGCCTGTTTGGCGTCGCCGATCGGGTTCGGGGTAAACATCCTGAATTTGTCGTGAGTCAGCAACATCACGTAAATCGTGTCGCTGACCACCATGCACGCGGCGGTGTCATCGGTAAATTGCGGGTTGAAAGTGAAACCCAGGTGGGTGAAAAACGCCATCGAGGCGGGCAGATCGCGTACGGGCAGGTTAACGAAGATTTGCGTAGCCATGGGCTACCTCCGATGAAGAATGACCCCATCGAGTATAGCCCATCCGGTTAGCTCAGCAGGTCGTAAGGGCCGCCCTGCTCCAACGCCCGCTGGTAGGCGGGCCGGGCGTGAATGCGCTGCAGAAAGCCGCGCAGTTTCGGACAATCATCCAACGCGCCGCGCGCCGCCATCGCCTCCAGCGGGAAGCTCATCTGAATGTCCGCCGCGCTGAAGTCGTTGCCGACGAACCAGCTGCCCTTGTTCAGGTGCTGTTCGAGGAAATCGCAGTGCGGCGCGATCTGCTTGTCGAGATATTCGCGCTGCACGCCCTTGCCGATCGCGCCGGCCACCGGCCGCAGCAGCCAGGGGATCGGCGGCTGCCCGAGACGGCTGAACACCAGTTTCATCACCAACAACGGCATCAGCGATCCTTCGGCGTAGTGCAGCCAGTAGCGGTATTGCTGGCGCGCGTGGAAGTCGGTCGGCATGAACATCCCTTGCGCGTCATAGGCTTCCTGCAGGTATTCGATGATGGCGCCGGATTCCGCCAGCGTCAGATCGCCGTCGACGATCACCGGTGATTTGCCCAGCGGGTGGATCTTTTTCAACGCCGCCGGCGCCAGCATGGTCTGCGGATCGCGTTCGTAGCGTTGCACCTGATAGGGCACGCCCAGCTCTTCCAGAAACCACAGAATGCGCTGCGACCGTGAGTGATTGAGATGATGAACAATGATCATAAAGAAGCTCCTGTCCGCTGCCACACCAGTTCGCCCACCTGCACGCCATTGCCGAGCTGCAAGGGCACCGTGCGCAACGTCAGCCGATCGCCGCTGAAAGCGTAAAAACGCACCTGGCGGCTGCCTACCCAGTTGGGGAACGAACAGCCTTCGACCTGATGCACCACCCGCTGCTCGCTTTCCTCCACCTGATAGCGGCCAAAGTAGCAAATCATATTGATGAAGGCCGCGCGGATCTCCCGCTCGGACCCCTGCACAAAATCGTCGGCGGCGAAACGCGGCCGCACGGCGCTGTAAAGCTGCGCCGCCATCGTGCCGTTGGCCTCATAGTGGATGCGCCCCAAAACCTGCTCGCCCAGCGGGTAATTCAGCTCGCCGTTCTGGTTTTTGAACACCGACGACACCAGCGCCCAGCTGCCGATAAACGCGTTTACCGTCATTACGCTTCTCCGGTTAAAGATCGTCTGTAAAGGGTAGTGGCGATTTTTACCGCGCGCCAGCGGGTGAAAAAACAATCAATTTATTTGACAGAGATACTCAAAACTCTCCGATTTTTTATTCCAGCCTGCCGCACTACTATTTAACACATCGAGAGACAACGGGCTCTCATCCAATCAATACGCTGAGGAATACATCATGAAAAACGTCAAAATTTTTGCTACCGCTGTGCTGCTGGCTACCGCTTCTTTCGCTACCTTCG is part of the Serratia marcescens genome and encodes:
- a CDS encoding VOC family protein; this translates as MATQIFVNLPVRDLPASMAFFTHLGFTFNPQFTDDTAACMVVSDTIYVMLLTHDKFRMFTPNPIGDAKQATEVLVCLSQPSRAAVDELVRKAVAGGGNTYHPPRDYGVMYGHGFQDLDGHIWELMYMDPAAVQTQ
- a CDS encoding glutathione S-transferase family protein translates to MIIVHHLNHSRSQRILWFLEELGVPYQVQRYERDPQTMLAPAALKKIHPLGKSPVIVDGDLTLAESGAIIEYLQEAYDAQGMFMPTDFHARQQYRYWLHYAEGSLMPLLVMKLVFSRLGQPPIPWLLRPVAGAIGKGVQREYLDKQIAPHCDFLEQHLNKGSWFVGNDFSAADIQMSFPLEAMAARGALDDCPKLRGFLQRIHARPAYQRALEQGGPYDLLS
- a CDS encoding lipocalin-like domain-containing protein, producing MTVNAFIGSWALVSSVFKNQNGELNYPLGEQVLGRIHYEANGTMAAQLYSAVRPRFAADDFVQGSEREIRAAFINMICYFGRYQVEESEQRVVHQVEGCSFPNWVGSRQVRFYAFSGDRLTLRTVPLQLGNGVQVGELVWQRTGASL